The stretch of DNA CAGGTACGGGTATTATAGTATCCGTACCGtagatacccgtacccgctatattttaatttagattaaaaaaatttaaaaaaaaacatgattaaaacattaacacattgaaATCAAATGAGTTATtctttatcaattggttttaaaagaAATCTTTATATCTTTGTAAAcggtcattcaacactatttaaatgagttatatgTACTTTGTTTGgaacttataaattttatgtatttattattatttgaatttatgattaaaatatattgttaaatattaattattttttgtaaatatctgTGGATACCCATAGATaccgtgaatattaaaaaatatgtagatATCCATATAACAAATACCtgcacaaatataaatataaatactggacaaatatttatttaacagATAAAATATAGATAGATATCCTGCGGGTACATATATCACAACCTGAAAAACAAATCAACATTATTCGGATTTAGTGCGTGCTGAGTCGTGAACAACATGCGGTGTTTCCTAATCTTTCTTATTCCTTAAAAACGTTGTCCCACGATGCAATGTCCcaagatacaaaaaaaaaagttatcttttaaatcataattaaacGAACATAACTTCAACTATATATCTAATTTCTTAAACAGTGAGAAAAAGAATAACTATATTTGCGAATTCTTCACTCTATGCATATAACAAGTCTTGTCATGGTACGGAAACATAtcctttaatttttaagaatattaaaaCAAATCTCAAATCTTATCTTATTTACCCAAACCAAATCTGTTATATTATGTGAATGTTCCCCAACAAGAACATTCACCAGGTCTTTTCATCATTCCTAAAGTAAAAGAGAGTGTGATTGTAACCATTAACCatagttatattatttataaatctttttcgtattccttttaataaaatgaaattattgcaTTATTATGTTGGTAATTTTTATCGTGTTGCTTATTTATCTAGTTCtcgaaaaatatttttcttatattagttataatttatcCCCATCACCAAAGCATGGTTATTATTTTGAACAATAagtctaaaaacatattttttatgatatttttatcataGCACATAAAGataagtaattttattaaataataaataaaatagttaaaaagagAATTAAATGCATTGTTATTAACAAATACAACATATATTTTACCCAGAgacaatatattaaaaaaaattaactattaatatttttggtttttcttcCAAGTGAAAATAGTATATTATCATTTGCTTCctataacaaaaaagaaagaaaaaagacagAGTAGCATTTGTCCTTGTATGATCTTCTGTTTACTTGTACGTTtccaattaataattattgtttcatAAAATGAAGAGCATTGATTAATCTGGGATTGAAATTGTACTcaaatttttacaataaatatatctctctctctatatatatactatttattcTCAGGTATTATTAAATAGTCCCTCCATATTTGTatacaacaaaaacacatttttaaaaattcaagtaaattctaaattttttattttatttaagataGTTTTGGAAAGCATCCcaatttgaattaatatttgattaaagTATGACCATCCTTTAAACATTCCTTTCAGGGTCTGAGAGATTATTAATATTAGATGatttaactttttgtttttttgttttgaagtgtTTAGAAGTtggtaattgaaatttatatgttGATTAACACAGGACAATGAGAAGAAAAACATCCTGGCCGTACAATCACTGAGGAACACAATCATGGGTGCTACTCTAATGGCGACAACTTCCATTCTCCTCTGCTCAGGCCTAGCAGCAGTGATAAGCAGCACCTACAGCGTGAAGAAGCCACTGAGTGATGCTGTGTATGGAGCACATGGAGAGTTCATGGTGGCCCTCAAATACGTGACTCTCCTCACAATTTTCCTCTTCTCATTCTTCTGCCACTCTCTCTCCATAAGGTTCATAAACCAAGTGAACATCCTAATCAACACCCCTCAGGACCCCATGTCTCTGGTCACCCCACAGTACATCAATGAGATTCTGGAGAAAGGTTTCATTCTCAACACTGTTGGCAACAGACTCTTCTATGCAGGACTCCCTCTGCTGCTATGGATCTTTGGCCCTGTCTTGGTCTTCCTCTGTTCCCTCACCATGGTCCCAGTGCTCTACAATCTTGACTTTGTCTTCACCACTGGGAAGGGAAAGGTGGAGGCCAACCAAAACAGGGATTTTGTATGAGGTTACTGTGTCAATATCTCATGTAACAATAATGGAGAATTAGTTAATTTGTATTATGTGGGGTGACTCGATGAGTGAGTGAGGAGTGAAGTAGGTCTTTCTCCTcattttgataataaaaaatgtgcatGTATGCTTTCCCCACTGGAATGAGCTTTTGTGATGTTGACGATGATCAGTAGTTTCTATAAGTTAGGTTGTGAATAAAAAGCATACCTTGTGCATAGTTTTGATTTGCTTGGCATGCACTTTGGTTggatgaataaaataaaaggttgGGATGCTTTTTTCTCTACCTCAATTAATTACAATGGTGctaattatttgatatattcttaattaattaaaaagttctTTATCCACTTTATGAAGTTTCatgttaaaaagtatatatgtaCAATCATTTCTATAATGTTAATGTTGTACTatgataatgttttttattgatATCGTGCAGCGAAATGTCTAACGTTATAATGTTGTACTATGATAATGGTTTTTATTGATATCGCGCAGTGAAATGTCTAACGTTTGGAAAAAATCaaggggtgaattggtttttaatattaaaattaatactttaaattttttttaaaattttaccgattaatttaatattagttCTTTTAAATGCAACAGTAGATACAATAAAGAGATAAGGAAGAAGAtttaacacaaatatttatactggtttagATCAAAAAATCATACGTCCAATTGTTAATCTCTTTAAACAAatagattaactcaatcactaaaaatATCAGATTATAATCagataataaaagaatagagaaaagaaaacacctctcttgaagacacaagagatgaaagAATTTTGTCTAAATGACACAGAGAACTCGacctagctttcctagcaacaacagcagcactcaatctcctagaaaccCTCTTAGGAAAAGTTATTGCTCTACCCACATTAGGCTTTTCAAAGCTTTTTcaagaacactcagagaacttcTTTGCAAACACAACACTAGGACTCTAGCTCTCAAAAAAGGTAGTTTTGAAGTTGAACTGCAGTTCTTTAAATAGGGGTttcgaaaattaggttaaaagcTGAACAGATATGTTCCAACGGCcaaggataattgattattacttatgataatcgattattccattaggttttctgaaaacaaattttgaacaggataatcgattatcctgggagataatcgattattccaatagaatttcgaaaaataaaattttgcacacataatcaattatcattagtgataatcgattatcactgcgTTTTTTCCAAAAACGAGAGAACCTAGAGAGATGAAGTTTATGTTGCTGATTCTAAGTTAAGTAAAACTACTTTACAAcaatacttaatttattttacaagataactttaaatatttaacaatttgtcttcattcttgcttgatcatcattcaaaatctcTAGGCTTCCTTCTTTT from Vigna unguiculata cultivar IT97K-499-35 chromosome 8, ASM411807v1, whole genome shotgun sequence encodes:
- the LOC114195225 gene encoding uncharacterized protein LOC114195225, coding for MEWRKCYLDVILVPLGFLTSIGYHFWLWHKVRTHPHTTIIGINASGRRNWVNAMMKDNEKKNILAVQSLRNTIMGATLMATTSILLCSGLAAVISSTYSVKKPLSDAVYGAHGEFMVALKYVTLLTIFLFSFFCHSLSIRFINQVNILINTPQDPMSLVTPQYINEILEKGFILNTVGNRLFYAGLPLLLWIFGPVLVFLCSLTMVPVLYNLDFVFTTGKGKVEANQNRDFV